ATGCAATCCCTGACTTTCAAAACATGTTTAATGCCTACGCTCTGTGTGCATCTGTGGTGCTGGTAGGGAGGCAGCTGTCTATAGAAGCACATTTATTGCTCCCCAAAGCAATTCCCCTCAAACTGTCACAAGAATCAGTCTACCGACTGGACTTTCCCCATATAAAAAATGCAGGAATCTACATTACAAACTGACTCTGCATTTTCAAGTGCTACCTGTCTCCTTCCACTCACCTGACCTGCGGATCTGCCCATTGAGGTCCAGACAAAATAGACACTGCAGTGTACTCCACAGGTCGGTAGTCCTTCCACTCAGTCAACCAGTCCACTTTATCTGCAGGAACATGGGCACGCTCAACACGCGATCTGGGATACGGGGAGGTGAGAGCTTTGCTGTGGTAGAAACTCTTAGCGTTACAACTGTCAAACATGTTAGCGGGATGGAGCCAGTGAGCTGCAGagttactggaagaaaaaaataaaagcaacaccTTAttcctagaatcacagaatacttATTAAGTGTGGTACTAAATGTCTCATCTTATTAGACTGCACCACACACAACAGACAGGCCCGCTGTTCCTCACACACCCCGGGTGCCGCCGTACCTGATGTGCGGGAGGCGGCTCAGCCCGCACCGGGCGGGCGGGGACAACACAACCGTGACGGACAACACGGCGACAGCCCGAGCCGGGCCGAAAACCAACATCCCCCAGCACCGAAGCGCTCGGCCCGGCCTACCGGAGCGACCCCAACCCGGAACCACCGGCACCACGTTACAAGCTGCCCTCTCATTAGGCGGAGAGCGGCCAACCAGCGCCGAGTCCCGCCCATCGGTGTCCTCCTCCCGCCCCACAACACGCTCCGCTTGGTCACGGACCAAGGGACCGTCTGGGTACCGTGTGGCACCATGAACCTaatgctggggctgctgctgttcgTGGGCACGCTGCTGTACTCCTACGTGGAGGCgctgctgaagctgctgctgcccgtCAAGAGGAAGAACGTCCGCGGGGAGCTGGTTGCTGGTGGACTGGCGCTGCCCGCGGCCTGGGCAGAGCCACGGCCCGAGAGTTCGCCCGGTGCCAGAGCCGCCTGGTGCTGTGGGACGTCGAGGCGGTGAGGCTGGATGGGTCCTGACGGGGCGAGGGGAGCGGGTCTGAGGGCTGCAGGTGGCTGTGGGGAGCTGGGAGCCGTCTGTGTGCGGCTAGTTCTAAGCCCCTGCCATGGAcaaggttgccaaccaccagaccaggctgcaaTCCAACCTGGATCCAATCCATCCTggctttgaatgtctccagagatggggtattcactgcctctctgggcaacctattccagtgcctcaccaccacctgctgagtgaaaaaattcttctgaacatctaacctaaatctcccccttttttagtttaaatacATCTGGAGCACTATGTCCAGTTTGGGGCTCtccagttcaagaaagaaagggatCTCCTAGAGTCCAGCAgggggccacaaagatgattagtAACCTCTTTTCTCACAGCCAGACTGTTATTCATGCCATATGCTGGGCACCTCTGGTATCTCCAGGCTGTcacctgcagctgtgctttagTCCTCTGCTTACAATCAGGAGGCTTCCAGATGTCACCTGGTGCCCACTTCCCACTGTCCAGCTAAATGAGCTTTAATGAGGCAAGGGCATTATTTGTCTCTCCGttccatttccagcagcagtccTGTGCAGGTCCTAAATTTAAAGTCCTCCCCCAAGGTGCCATGGTGCCCAAACAGCAAAGCGCAGGCAATGTATGGTTGCACATGCAACTAAGTGGGCTGTACTGAGGTCATTATGCTCATGTCATACGTGtatccttctttccttcctcccataGCATGGCCTCAAGGAGACAGCAACAGAGTGTGAAGGGCTGGGAGCCACTGTTCACACCTTTGTGGTGGACTgcagcaaaagagaagagatCTACAGCGCTGCTGAGAAGGTGGGGGAAGTAGGCACGTGAGCCAAGAATTACCCAGACATGCCGGGGGTTTGAGAAAGGCTGGAAAATAGCACCTGAGGTTTTCCACGTAGATTGTGCCAGCTGTGACTGTGTAGAGCATATTTTCTGTGGGTGATATGTAGGAGACTATAAATGCTGGCAGTAAATAAGGGAAAAACACCAGATCTAAATCAGCTTTCAAGATACTGCACAGTTCCCACCAGATTGGGAAAGAACAtgattttctcctctctgaaaAAAGAacctaaaacaaaaaacaaacaaaaaaaaagccccacaggATTGTAAAGAGTTAAATTAATTGTTGCTCACAGCCTTGCACATCTGTGATAATGAATGTCATGGGCCTCCTTTTGTCCAAAAGGTGAAAAAGGACATTGGTGATGTCTCCATCCTGGTAAATAACGCTGGTGTGATTGCAGCTGCTGACCTGCTCTCCACCCAGGACCACCAAATAGAGAAGATGTTTGAAGTCAACATTCTTGCTCACATCTGGGTAAGGGTTGTCGCTGTGTTTatgtctctgtgtttttttgagTGTTGGTAAGGATGAGAGTGGCACTTGCTTTATCCCCTGTAGAGCTTCTCTCCGCTCTTTGCCAGTGGCCTGCATGGAAGTGATGCAGCTGGGACATCTCAGAGCTGGGCTCTGGGCTCCTTGGCATTGTGGCAACTAGCCCTGGGgacacagctggcagcagggcctTACAGGGTGGAgggcacagaaaagaaattaaagaaagttAAAGAAACTCTGCTTGCAGTGGGAAAAATGAGAACTAAGGGATTGTATGTGGTGGGAAAGAGACACTGGCAATGTTGCTGCTGACAAGGGAAATCTAGAAAGCAGCTTAGGAGCAACATGAGCATCAGCCTCTGGCCTTGGGTGCTGTGTGGTATCTTGCATTAGGGAGAGCTTCACTTAATTGCATGCAATTAGAATCAGTGTTGAGGACATCTAAGAAGTCAttgctcttttcctcctcaCCCTATTTCTGCCCCTTTTAAAACTCCTTTTCAAGACAACGAGAGCTTTTCTGCCTACAATGATGAAGAACAACCACGGTCACATTGTCACAGTGGCTTCTGCAGCAGGTCAATTTGTAACTTCTTTCATGGTGGCTTATTGGTAAGTGACTTCAAAATCAGCtctcttcatttaattttaattgtgtCTTCTCCACCAGCAAACACGgagtaacagaaataaacttCCCACTGAATAAGCTACTTCCAAAGGACAGTGCTAAggagaaaaaacccacaacataAGGACCAATAGAGGTACCCACTGATTTGCTTATTAGCTCTGACTGATTCAGGTGATCCGGTGAAGGACTAATGTGTTACAAATCAACTAACGCAATCTTCAATCTTTTTTCTCTCCGTAACTGATCTGGACTTTTGCTTACTAAGAAAGGTATTTTATTCCCTTCTTCTTAGACCATAGTGCTCTTGTGAGTCACTGTAGTTTTGTCAAGTAAACGTATAATGAGtagctttttgtatttctaGTATTTGTGACAGTGACTTCGGTACATAGAAATACTTCTGCCACCACGTGGTAAAATGCAGACTTTGACAGTAAACCATTCACATGACAAAAGAAACATGCTAATACTTAGTGTTGCAAGCATCACATCACTACTGAGAGATCAATGCACTGCCCATTTAAACTAGAAGTATTTATATTTCATGAACAAAGTTACAGAAGAGCTCTAACGTGGCATGTTATCAGCCTGCATGTTGTTAGCCCTCTACCACGGTGGTTCCAAACAGAACCATTTTCCCTGGGTACGTTTCTGCACAGGGAGTCACTGTTGGTAGCAGGAGAACTCCTGAGCCAGGAGTTTTAACCAGTTTTCACTGTTCAGATCCTTAGCATCAAATGTGTTCATCTGTTTCTGCTTGCCAAGAATTTTCTAACACCACTCTAACAAGTAAACGCTTCGGGTTTATGCGCTAAGATTTATCAGACTCTTCATGATAAAGGTAACTTTCTGAAGGATGCCCACTTTGCATCCCATAGTGTCTTCTCCAGTCTGCACTGTGTatttcagcactgagctgtggcaCAACAGTTAGAATTAGCCCCCGCCTTCCCATTGTTTCCCTCACTAGTCAGTACTGCATGTTCTCTCAGCCCCTTTCCATTTCTGAGGCTGGAAATAACATTCGTGCCTTCtgatttgtgcttttttcctccaccaGTTCAAGCAAGTTTGCTGCAGTTGGATTTCATAAAGCTCTAACGGAGGAGCTGACTTCACTGGGAAAGGATGGAATAAAAACAACGTGTCTCTGTCCAGTTTTTATGAATACTGGATTTGTCAAAAACCCCAGTACTAGGTAATAATGATCACAAGTCAGCATTACATATTTGTCCCTGCTTTACCTGTTATTCAAACCGAGTGTATTTCCCACATAGCAGTTGTCCTTTATTTACCTGACTTTGTGCACATGTGAAGTATCCTACTTCACATTCAGCAGCTGCCCATGTTTTATCACTGTTGCCCTTACTTATATGCTTTCCTTTGATTTTAGGCTTGGAAAGATCTTGGAGGTTGATGAAGTTGTGAAGGCACTGATGGAAGGAATATTGACCAACCAGAAAATGGTTTTTGTTCCACCACAGCTGAGCTTTGCTTTAGTTTCTGAAATGTAAGTggcacgcacacacacacatacaaataaaCCAccaaagaaggggaaaaaaatgcaacataaaTGCAGGAGAGTACAAGCATCACATTAGTGACATTGGCTTCAAGTTTAAGCTTCACTGTAGGAGGAAATGTAATTAGCACCGTTAGTAGTCAAATACTACATTTGGCAGCATAGAAATATTCTTGCTTGACAGCTAGATACGAGAAATTTAGGTTCAACCCAGCTTCTTTTACTTTCTACTACCGTCAATATTTTTCACcactgcattcatttatttatgtcatTCCTTATTTAACTTCAGATGGAGAAAGATCAAGGGATCACTTTTCCTTCACAAATGGGAATTGCCACAGGGCTTGCAAAGAACAATTTGTCTGGAACAGGAGCCCTAGGCAAACTCCAGAAACAGTTGAACAACTGCTGCTTTTTACTGTTCTGAGTCAACACCAGAAGGTCTAGGTCATGGAGGCTGAGaatgctgcttctctctgctaTATGAAGTGAAATTTGTCCTCTCAGGCTTTAATATTCAGTGTATCTGCTCCTCTAGCGAGGCTGTGTTTTCACTGGAGCTCTGACTCAAGACCTGAAATTTACATAAGAGCAACTAAATTGACACTTCAGTCAACTTCTACAGCATTCCAAGAAACACTTCATAATAACTTGTTAATGAAACTCAACATCAGACAGTTAAAGAACAACTCTTTTGCATTCCAAGGGATACTTGGACAGCAGAAGTGTGCAAAGCCACAAAGGAGTGGTACTTAATACTGTCATAACCCTTAAGATAACTCTGTGTTAAGCTGGGAGCAGGCAGACACAAAGAGATACGGCTCatgctaagaaaaaatatcataGAAGAGGGAAGTGCACGTCAAGGTCTCTTTTACCATCCCACCCTTTCCTCAGACTGCTGCTTTTGAAAGTAGAAAAACACTTAATAAGCACAGCTCTCTACTCAGTGTTAAACCTTCGTGGGTCCTGCATGCAGTGTTGCAGCCAACATCTTTTGCAGTGGATATCTACCCTTGAAGTGATCATAAAAGGGGGAAGGTGCTGAAGGGACTGTCAAGCTAGTCGAACAGTTATGAAGGCAATGGGTTTTTAGGAAGTACTCCCCAGATTTAAGTTCTGGTCTCAGTCTGATGTTCACATGCAGTCTGTGCCCTGATGAGCTCCAGTCCCACCTGTGGTAACACTTCCTCTGAAACCTGAATTCTTATCCTAGGTTTAATTTCAtggatttttttactttttttttttcatcctccaGGTTGATTCCAGAACGTGCCTCGAATGTTCTCAAGAAGCTGACCGATGTTAAGTTTGATGCAATTGTTGGGCATGGAAGCAATCAGtgaaaaggaaattgtttctTATTTCCCCGTGAAATGACTGAAATCAGAACATCTGCTGAGTGTAGCTCAATGATTTGGATTCAGAGCAGAATTGAGCTGGGTACTTCTTCCACGCCACCACTTCCAATCACACCTTAAGGTCCATCACACACAAGCAGGAACAGATATGAGTAATGTGGTGTGTtaacagagcagagatgcaACTCTAGAAGTCAGAAGGACTGTTCTGACTGTGCATTCTACCATCTCTGGCTCCTACTACGGCAGCAGACAGCAAATCCAGCAAGGCCTATTTTGGGGTCGGAAAAGCTACCTACATGAATACAATGGGATTGCCTGAGTCTTCTAATCCTGAGTAGGATTAGTCTGGTCTTATCACTGAGCAACACTGTCTTGTGTGGGGAGGAGTTCTTTGAGGTGTCCCACTTCATCTTAATGAAGCATTTTAAGTTCAAAAAGCCTTGTATTGCACGCTCcatgttttgtgcttttgtaaCGAGTACTTGAAATAATACAGCTTTTTAATCGTGTGTTACCTAAGTATGTTTGATTGTCCATCATGCATGAGCACCGTCAGAACAACTTGTacaacagaataaaagcagatcTCTACCCAGAAGGTGTCAAATAACCCCATACCTGTTCTCCTTCCTCAGAGTTTATCAATTCCAATCCTGTGAAATGCTAAACCCATTCATTGCACAAGATGCTGtagcacagccagccctggaTAATCCTGGGCTTTAACCTGTGCTTCCCCATGCAAGTACAGGGGAACTGCAGTGCAGGAATACTCTGCCAGTGCCTGGGCCCAGTCAGAGATGTGTGTGCCAGACCAATGGGCAGGAGTATAAGGGGAACAGCCCCAGATGGGCCAAGCTCTTCCTCACGATCCAGCCATGAGCCAGCCACCTGCTCTACCAGGACCTTTCAATGACCAGGAGGTTAAGCCTCCAAAGTTCTGCATGAACTAACTGCCTTTGCCCTGAGGTACAAGAGAACACCATGCGATGAAACACCGGTCAAAGACCTCTTCAGAGCATAGATTCTTTCTGCCTACTCACATAGCTCCTCACTGTGGCTGGCTAGGAGGTCTGAATTTTGCATTTGCAGGAGGTCTGAGTACACTGCCCACATTAAGCACGGCAAGAAGTGGGTGGCTTCTAACATGGTCCTTGTTCTGCATACCAATGTTTTTTTAGGCTCCTCAGTTCTCTTGGCCACAAGAGACAAGCTTATCCCAAAATCTGGTTGTTACAGACGCTTAGCAGAAGTTGAATACTGCCATCTCACACACTGGCTTAAGGCACTTGTGAGTTGAGCGAGAGACACTGGACTCATCTCTGTGTCCCTCTGAGCCATCTCCTGGAGCTGGCACTTCCCTGCCTCAGCCACAGTTCTGACCTGAGCCCCATGCCAGGAgaatggcagcactgctgagctgtgaaATTAGGGTCTGGCTGCACTACTGATGTGCTaattaagaacagaaacaagTGCCAGGAGAAGAATAACAAGTCTGTAGTTCTGTGTATCTCCAGTGGAATCAAACATCTTTCCCACATATAGGATGAGTAACTGCAGCCAAAGCACTGGGACAAAATCTCTATTAACAACTAATCTCATACAAGCCAATTCTGGACATTAATGGAGCCTTCACTCTCCTTAGAGTAGGTAAAAGGAAAATCCTTCTATATCCAATTATGAACACAATTTGAATACATCTgaatttctaaatgaaaagagaaaagcaagtaaTCCCCTTCAAACAGGACAATGCAAATACATTGTTAGAGCTGGAGGAATAAACCCAAGCGATCTTTCAGATTCTCCCATTTCTTATTAACATTTCTATTTCGGTTAGAGTTCTGGATGCTGAATTACACAGAAGTGACAGAGCTGGGCAGTGTAGACTCAATTAGATATGCAAAATACAACAGGCTGATCCAAAAGCAGTTACATTACAAAAGCATACTGTAGAACACAggtcaaattaaaaaatgagataaatTACTCTAGAATATGAGTAGCTTTGTGATGTCAAGCCAAGCACTTCACAAAAAACACTCCAGATGTGctctgctggaagcaggagACCCCAAACACTCCCTACAGAGAGGAGACCACAGCCTTCACCTGAACCATGTCAAAAGGAATGGCATTCAGAAATGCCATTAGGGAAGCTCAGGAGACAGAACTCCATCTGCCTCTTGCTCCTTTGCCTTGTATGAGCAAGGGCTTCTTATCCCAGCACAACTCTGTCCTGATAACCCCACGAGACAATGAATAAAGCCACCAGGAAGTTCAGCACAGCAATATCTTTCATAAGCAAAGGATGGGTGACCACCAACATATATTTTGCTGACAGTTCCTCACGTAAACCTGACATCACCCACTGCGCCTTCTATAACATCACATAGCAGGGCATATACACTACTTTGGATTAGTTGTACATTAGTTTGCTCTGTGCAAATTCCATTTGATAAAGAGCCCTTCTCTGGAACTATAAATCACTTAGGGAGGAAGACGTTAGGACAGCATTTTGTTCTGCCTGACCACAGCCATGGGTCAGCCTGCTTACAGCAATCAAAGCTCGTTCATCAGCCTGTTTGGGAAAGATCAGCACACAAGGGACTGTCTATTCTCCACTAAGGTTAAAACCAGCCAGTGCTCTGCTCCAGCCAAGTGGTAGAAAAAGGtgcagtgaaaacagaattcagGAGGACAAACAGGGAAGACTTTCCTTAAAACCGTCCAAGTTCCCTGAGGCAAACTGCATCAGCAAGACAGATTAGGATTTCCACAGGTTTCTCAAATAGATCTGCAGTTATTCCCACTTCTGCCCTTTTATTTTGGGGTGCGGGggtatattttgtttgttttctgcagtcacTATCAGTTCTTTTCACTCAGGATGAGGACTTTCTTTCAAAGAAGTCAAATTTCTTTAGACATTGCAGGAGACAATGGTAAAGGCCTTATTAACACCAAAGAAGACCATATCCACTGCCCTCCCCTCATCCATCAGGGTGACTGTTTCACTGCAGGAGCCTTGTTCACCTTGGTGAACACACCGATGGTGGGTTCTACTGATGTTGTTATACACCTGGACCCTGGAAAGGGGTTCCACAAGCAGCTGATATTTCCATTTTGGAAACTGTAACCCTTCCTCTAAGTTAGCAGCTTCAGTACTCTGGACAAGTGCTTCCTACGTAGCCAGGAGAACTTCCATAGTGAAAAAGACAACAGACATTCCTTTCACAGCGCAAACACAACACACGTTCCCATTGCCAAACCTGTCAATCCCCCAGGGATTATATAAAAATCATAAAGGTCAACTAAAAAATTTGGCTGCTTTACCAGGAGGGAAGTAATTAAACTAAACAATcagcaggtccaaagaagacATGACTCATGACATCTTGTGgttttctgatgcaagccacTCTGCCCAAAACCATATATATAGACAATGTCCATCCATGCATCACTATCGCCATCGCCTGAGCCACCTGCCTCCTTCTGATCAGCCGCTCAACATGCAGCCCAAAGGTAACACAGATCCTTGGCTCTTATCTGTGCTATGTTGCAGGCAGATGCTGGAGTAGGTTGTCCAGACAGACTGTGGAGCCTCCACCACAGGAGAGGCTCTGATCCCACCTGGACACAGTCCTGGACAAACCTGCTCCAGCTGACTTTGCTGAAAGGGCCTGGATGTGGGAGGGGGGTGAACTCCATCAGCTCCAGAGGtccctcagcctttctgtgAGGCTGCAAAGAAACAGCTCCTGGCAAGGACCACTCAAAAAACACCCCTTCCTTACCCTGACTGCACACATCAGCAGCTCAAAGACAGGGCTGGCACTTGAGGACACACAACACAGTGCACACAACTGAcaacacagctcctgctgccccgTTTCCCTGTCACTCCTCTCAGAGGACATTGCTCCTCATTGCTCCTCATTGCTCCTCCACATCTCCCCCTTCAGCCAAAAGCTGTAACGCTACTTGCTGTCTGCTTCACAGGAGTCTCTCTCACAATGAAgttcctgctgctgtcctgcatcCTGAGCACGGTCCTTGTTGTCACCAACGCAGTAAGTACTGAACAAAAATACACAGGCATCCGGTGTGGGAAATCTTAACAATGTTAGCTGGAAATTACATGGCTTTTATCTTCAGGACAGCCTCAAGAACACCAAAGGTTGTTACATGGCTAAATGCATTTATGGTATTCCCAATTTAGATTTCCAGGTTAAGATTAAGCCCTTCTCAGACTTGAAAGCGAAAACAACAAATAGCAAGCTCACACCCAGACCATCAACCAAGTCCTTATTCCACCAGCACAGAACTAAGCAGACAGTttttcagacactgaagaaCAACTTCCCTTTTCAGATGTAGCACGCTAACAGGACATGTTGATTAACAATATGTATGgttttaaaaccaaaaaggaAGTGTCTGTTAGTTTTATTCTCGGCAATaataaacaacaagaaaaaaaccaccatcAACAGCATACCACCAAGTACAATGAATTGTGCTttgctcaaaaataaaataaaataaaaattcatactTTTTCTACAGAAGGGCTCTGACAGCGTTGAAAGCTCTGGTTCGGAGAGCCTAGAAGAGGTAagtcttctgtttctcagttccTGAATCTCACCAGCAATAACATTCACATTGACCTGGAGGGGTTGGTACTGAGCTGGGAAACACTGACGCACAATTCTTCTCCTTTCACAGCGCCCACAAAAAGGAACTCGCGTTGTCTTGCCCCTTCTTGGCGGCCTCCTGAATCAGCGCAAGTACGCTCGGCCAACCCTTGTGCTGGAAGTCTGAGGTAAGCCTCCTGCCTTGTAGTATAAGACACAAGCCTACAGCAAACCCTACCGCTACATCTGCCTACTTCTCACTTGCATTGCTCTAATTATGCAATAAATAGCCTTTAGAACATAACATACTAAATAACTTGGAAGCAGTGCAGCTTTTATGTCTCGTTCAGCATGGTACTTCTAGAATTAACAATGAACAGACTAAAGCCACTAATGCCATTGGTTCTAACCTGCAATTCTATTCTTACTCTGTAGATACCTATCTGGACAACCAGGGCCATCTCCTATGAAATACTGCTGCTTCCCAATcatcttcttccttcagcttcctCATGCTTTTTATCACCAGCACAGTGaaaccacagctcagcagtggGGTTCCCGTGACTGAAGCCAACGTGGGTCACAGTGAATAGCTCGCCGCACTCTTGTCTGCTTCCTTTCTATGTCTGAATAAACGCTAGGTA
This region of Coturnix japonica isolate 7356 chromosome 4, Coturnix japonica 2.1, whole genome shotgun sequence genomic DNA includes:
- the LOC107313394 gene encoding LOW QUALITY PROTEIN: estradiol 17-beta-dehydrogenase 11-like (The sequence of the model RefSeq protein was modified relative to this genomic sequence to represent the inferred CDS: deleted 2 bases in 1 codon), whose translation is MNLMLGLLLFVGTLLYSYVEALLKLLLPVKRKNVRGELVAWTGAARGLGRATAREFARCQSRLVLWDVEAHGLKETATECEGLGATVHTFVVDCSKREEIYSAAEKVKKDIGDVSILVNNAGVIAAADLLSTQDHQIEKMFEVNILAHIWTTRAFLPTMMKNNHGHIVTVASAAGQFVTSFMVAYCSSKFAAVGFHKALTEELTSLGKDGIKTTCLCPVFMNTGFVKNPSTRLGKILEVDEVVKALMEGILTNQKMVFVPPQLSFALVSEMLIPERASNVLKKLTDVKFDAIVGHGSNQ